In Staphylococcus saccharolyticus, one genomic interval encodes:
- a CDS encoding acetyl-CoA carboxylase carboxyltransferase subunit alpha — protein MLDFEKPLFEIKNKIESLKESQEKNEVDLQEEIDMLEASLERETKKIYTNLKPWDRVQIARLQERPTTLDYIPYVFDSFIELHGDRNFRDDPAMIGGIGYLNGKAVTLIGQQRGKDTKDNIYRNFGMAHPEGYRKALRLMKQAEKFKRPIFTFIDTKGAYPGKAAEERGQSESIATNLIKMASLKVPVIAIVIGEGGSGGALGIGIANRVLILENSTYSVISPEGAATLLWKDSNLAQIAAETMKITANDLKGLEIVDEVIKEPHGGAHKDVELQAQTIKDVFIHHLNDLEDLSPQDLVHNRFNKFRQIGSVVE, from the coding sequence ATGTTAGATTTTGAAAAACCACTTTTTGAAATAAAAAATAAAATTGAGTCTTTAAAAGAATCTCAAGAGAAAAATGAAGTTGATCTTCAAGAAGAAATAGATATGTTAGAAGCTTCTCTTGAAAGAGAAACTAAAAAAATATATACCAATTTAAAACCTTGGGATCGAGTACAAATTGCACGTTTACAAGAAAGACCAACTACGTTAGATTATATACCTTATGTTTTCGATTCATTCATTGAGTTGCATGGAGATAGAAACTTTAGAGACGATCCAGCTATGATTGGTGGCATTGGCTATTTAAATGGTAAAGCAGTCACATTGATTGGACAACAACGTGGGAAAGACACTAAAGATAACATATATCGTAATTTTGGAATGGCTCATCCTGAAGGATATCGTAAAGCGTTACGTTTAATGAAACAAGCAGAAAAGTTCAAGCGTCCAATTTTTACCTTTATCGATACTAAAGGTGCTTATCCTGGTAAAGCTGCTGAAGAAAGAGGACAAAGTGAGTCGATTGCTACAAACCTTATTAAGATGGCTTCATTAAAAGTACCTGTAATTGCAATAGTAATTGGTGAAGGTGGTAGTGGTGGCGCACTTGGAATTGGTATAGCCAATCGTGTATTAATACTTGAAAATAGTACTTATTCAGTAATATCGCCTGAGGGTGCAGCAACATTATTATGGAAAGATAGTAATTTAGCACAAATTGCTGCTGAAACCATGAAAATTACTGCAAATGATTTAAAAGGTTTAGAGATTGTTGATGAAGTCATTAAAGAACCACATGGTGGTGCACATAAAGATGTTGAGTTACAAGCGCAAACCATTAAAGATGTTTTCATTCATCACCTTAATGACTTAGAAGATTTATCACCTCAAGATTTGGTTCACAATCGTTTTAATAAGTTTAGACAAATAGGATCTGTTGTAGAATAA